The following proteins come from a genomic window of Heptranchias perlo isolate sHepPer1 chromosome 14, sHepPer1.hap1, whole genome shotgun sequence:
- the mrpl22 gene encoding 39S ribosomal protein L22, mitochondrial isoform X2 — translation MWYLAKMIRGMTFDQAVAQLQFHDKKGAKVMLEVLLEAQEMAVRTHNLEYRSNLYIAESFSSKGQYLKRLRFHGRGMFGIMHRVYCHYFVKLVEGSPPVKEQTTGFDLAKDYVQQLRNRTIIHAL, via the exons ATGTGGTACCTGGCGAAAATG ATCAGAGGGATGACCTTTGACCAGGCAGTAGCCCAGCTACAGTTTCATGACAAAAAGGGAGCAAAGGTTATGTTGGAG GTTCTTTTGGAAGCTCAAGAAATGGCGGTGAGGACCCACAATCTGGAGTACCGATCAAACCTGTACATAG CTGAATCGTTCTCGAGTAAGGGTCAGTACCTGAAGCGGCTGAGGTTCCATGGCCGAGGGATGTTTGGGATTATGCACAGAGTTTACTGCCACTACTTCGTCAAGCTGGTGGAAGGAAGCCCCCCGGTGAAGGAGCAGACGACTGGCTTTGATCTAGCGAAGGATTATGTGCAGCAACTGCGCAACAGAACCATCATCCATGCCCTGTAA